In Methanomicrobium antiquum, one DNA window encodes the following:
- a CDS encoding DUF3467 domain-containing protein encodes MEKREIAVNLPQDLDPVYSNRIQVAYKDDEFTFVFLHEIPGTNHARAKAIVSISPKHAKNFSEVLSKTIIDYEGKFGEIKRASEAKSNQDTEVTIRGYS; translated from the coding sequence ATGGAAAAACGCGAAATTGCTGTAAACCTTCCGCAGGATTTAGATCCTGTATATTCAAACAGAATTCAGGTTGCATACAAGGATGATGAATTTACATTTGTATTTCTTCATGAAATTCCCGGAACAAATCACGCGAGGGCAAAGGCAATTGTATCTATTAGTCCAAAGCATGCAAAAAACTTCTCTGAAGTTCTTTCAAAGACAATTATTGATTATGAAGGTAAATTTGGAGAGATTAAAAGAGCTTCTGAAGCAAAATCAAATCAGGATACTGAAGTTACAATAAGAGGATATTCCTGA
- a CDS encoding CRISPR-associated protein Cas4, translated as MKFLSISSIVSCHICPIRFILEQDNKPKNESEYYTIAKQISYHLGEEIDAYEIWDEIKTINPEISEDAHLQYSEWIKSCKTAKWPRTSQNDIKVSSKKMGIYGVVDRYFDSKPHLGLTRLSPAPETGIYKADRVRSALFSFCAKETLGINADEVILEYIPSAVTRTCKISPRDRREALLALKTARKILAGYVPVKNKTFPCENCYIKDKCTKGPVKLSDLL; from the coding sequence ATGAAATTCCTGAGCATCTCATCAATTGTATCATGCCATATCTGCCCGATACGCTTCATCCTAGAACAGGACAATAAACCTAAAAATGAGTCGGAATACTACACAATCGCCAAACAAATTTCATATCATCTTGGAGAAGAGATTGATGCTTATGAAATATGGGATGAAATCAAAACAATAAATCCGGAAATATCAGAAGATGCACACCTCCAGTACTCAGAATGGATAAAATCCTGCAAAACTGCCAAATGGCCAAGAACATCACAAAATGACATAAAAGTCTCCTCCAAAAAAATGGGAATTTACGGAGTAGTTGACAGATACTTTGATTCAAAACCCCACCTTGGCCTTACAAGATTAAGCCCGGCGCCAGAAACAGGAATATACAAAGCAGACAGGGTCAGATCAGCTCTATTTTCATTTTGTGCAAAAGAAACTCTGGGTATCAATGCCGATGAAGTAATTCTTGAATATATCCCTTCTGCGGTTACAAGAACATGCAAAATATCTCCAAGAGACAGAAGAGAAGCACTTTTAGCCCTTAAAACAGCAAGAAAAATACTTGCCGGATATGTTCCCGTAAAAAACAAAACATTTCCCTGTGAAAACTGTTACATAAAAGACAAATGTACAAAAGGGCCTGTGAAACTATCAGATCTTTTGTAA
- a CDS encoding DNA polymerase subunit beta, whose protein sequence is MKAIRLRDFIEDKDGCLYAVSAYDNEKKAGCVLRYVPDDEGERVSPEGVRYKKYDFEPAFEYIKKHKPEYLDVVHRVPLTDIKRVLKPEEEIEKIIAGDKRVLKLSEIFSVPKMTFGCTGSLLCGLENEASDIDMVVYGDYWFLAQKNLIKAVKAGEVDALSDKMWEKVYYKRVPEIDYETFVLHEMRKWNRGEIDGTYFDLLFTRGYDSLSSVAIKKGKVIGKKTVEAKVTDASLSFDSPAVYVIEHPEISKVLSFTHTYSGQALSGETIEACGVVEDMGDEKWLIVGTTREAKGEYIISKTLLEEQK, encoded by the coding sequence ATGAAAGCGATAAGGCTTAGAGATTTTATTGAGGATAAAGACGGTTGTCTTTATGCGGTATCGGCTTATGACAATGAAAAAAAAGCAGGCTGTGTTTTAAGATATGTGCCTGATGATGAAGGAGAAAGAGTTTCACCTGAAGGTGTAAGGTACAAAAAATACGATTTTGAGCCTGCATTTGAATACATAAAAAAGCATAAGCCCGAATATCTGGATGTTGTTCACCGTGTCCCGCTGACTGATATAAAAAGGGTTCTAAAACCAGAGGAAGAGATAGAAAAAATAATTGCAGGGGATAAACGTGTTTTAAAATTATCAGAGATATTTAGTGTCCCCAAAATGACTTTTGGATGCACAGGTTCTCTTCTTTGCGGGCTTGAGAATGAAGCGTCTGACATTGACATGGTTGTTTATGGCGATTATTGGTTTTTGGCTCAGAAGAATCTAATAAAAGCAGTGAAAGCCGGAGAAGTAGATGCACTTTCGGATAAAATGTGGGAGAAAGTGTATTACAAACGCGTTCCTGAGATTGATTATGAGACATTTGTTCTCCATGAGATGCGGAAGTGGAACAGGGGAGAAATTGACGGAACATATTTTGATCTGTTGTTTACCCGGGGATATGATTCATTATCGTCGGTAGCTATTAAAAAGGGAAAAGTCATTGGTAAAAAGACTGTTGAGGCAAAGGTTACTGATGCTTCGCTTTCGTTTGACAGTCCTGCTGTATATGTTATTGAGCATCCGGAGATTTCAAAGGTGCTTTCATTTACTCATACATACAGCGGTCAGGCGCTATCAGGTGAGACTATTGAGGCCTGCGGTGTTGTTGAGGATATGGGTGATGAGAAATGGCTTATTGTCGGGACAACAAGGGAGGCAAAGGGTGAGTATATAATTTCAAAAACACTTCTTGAAGAGCAAAAATAA
- a CDS encoding L-threonylcarbamoyladenylate synthase, with the protein MRSKIDEAVSVLHRDGLIVYPTETVYGLGCDAFSECAIERVYEVKKRPLSKPMSVAVSDLEMAMAVTRMSDFEQEFIEKFLPGPVTVIVKANRCLPSVLTGGTGYIGIRIPENDTTLEIIREFDAPISSTSANISGGKSPVEFNEITVVYDLFVDGGKLPGIPSTVVNPVKKEILRAGSNVEEICRFLADE; encoded by the coding sequence TTGAGATCGAAGATTGATGAGGCAGTATCTGTTTTGCACAGGGATGGTCTGATTGTCTATCCGACTGAGACTGTTTATGGTCTTGGATGCGATGCATTTTCCGAATGTGCTATTGAAAGAGTATATGAGGTTAAAAAAAGGCCTCTTTCAAAGCCGATGTCTGTTGCTGTATCAGATCTTGAAATGGCTATGGCTGTTACAAGAATGAGTGATTTTGAACAGGAATTTATAGAAAAATTTTTGCCCGGACCTGTTACTGTGATTGTAAAGGCAAACAGATGTCTTCCTTCAGTGCTTACAGGCGGAACCGGCTATATAGGAATTAGAATTCCTGAAAATGATACAACACTTGAAATCATAAGAGAGTTTGATGCTCCGATATCTTCTACAAGTGCCAATATATCAGGAGGCAAATCGCCGGTTGAATTCAACGAGATCACTGTTGTATATGATCTATTCGTTGACGGAGGAAAACTCCCCGGCATTCCGAGCACTGTTGTGAACCCTGTTAAAAAGGAGATTCTTCGGGCAGGGAGTAATGTAGAAGAGATTTGCAGATTTCTGGCAGATGAATAA
- a CDS encoding DUF5612 domain-containing protein: protein MTNSEIYAISILSQNCQGVLRDVSEIMALHNVNIVLVQASVLPAGNERGNSFIYFELENVNDIESLSSDLSGLSTIYSVHTYQPLSKIFGKRVIIIGGGAQVAQVAMGAVNEADRHNIRGERISVDTIPLVGEKDLAATIDAVSRLPRVAVLVLAGSLMGGKISESVDKIHEMGIPVVSLNMAGSVPKHADLVVTDPIQAGVFAVMHASSLAVFDINRVRGREF, encoded by the coding sequence ATGACAAATTCAGAAATATATGCTATCAGCATTCTGAGTCAGAACTGTCAGGGAGTTCTTCGTGATGTCTCTGAGATTATGGCTTTGCATAATGTAAATATTGTTTTGGTTCAGGCATCTGTTCTTCCGGCAGGAAATGAAAGAGGAAACTCTTTTATTTATTTTGAGCTTGAGAATGTAAATGACATTGAGTCTTTATCTTCCGATCTGTCAGGGCTTAGTACTATTTATTCAGTGCATACATATCAGCCGCTTTCAAAAATATTTGGAAAAAGAGTGATAATTATTGGAGGGGGTGCCCAGGTTGCTCAGGTTGCTATGGGTGCGGTAAATGAGGCTGACCGCCATAACATTCGCGGGGAGAGAATTTCTGTAGATACAATTCCTCTTGTAGGTGAAAAAGACTTAGCGGCAACTATCGATGCAGTCAGCCGACTTCCAAGAGTGGCAGTCCTTGTTCTTGCAGGCTCTTTGATGGGCGGCAAAATATCCGAATCTGTTGATAAAATTCATGAGATGGGAATACCTGTGGTCTCTCTTAATATGGCAGGAAGTGTTCCAAAGCATGCGGATTTGGTTGTTACAGATCCTATTCAGGCAGGGGTGTTTGCAGTTATGCATGCCAGTAGTCTTGCTGTGTTTGACATAAATCGTGTAAGGGGGCGTGAATTTTGA
- a CDS encoding 30S ribosomal protein S15, which yields MARMHARRRGTSSSVRPLRTEAPEWSNKDTAEIEKIIVNLRKDGMSSAQIGLVLRDKHCVPSVKLATGKRVEQILADNSLESDIPEDLRNLIVKALGMRKHLTENKKDLHNKRQLHLTEAKVRRLGKYYVKTGKMPQGWTYKPETAEFLLSR from the coding sequence ATGGCACGAATGCATGCCCGCCGACGCGGAACGTCCAGTTCAGTACGTCCGCTTCGTACAGAGGCACCAGAATGGTCCAACAAGGACACAGCAGAGATTGAAAAGATTATTGTAAATCTTAGAAAGGATGGTATGTCAAGCGCACAGATAGGACTTGTTCTTCGTGACAAACACTGTGTACCGAGTGTTAAGCTTGCAACAGGAAAGCGTGTTGAACAGATTCTTGCTGACAACAGTCTTGAATCAGACATACCTGAAGATCTAAGAAATCTTATAGTAAAAGCTCTTGGCATGAGAAAACACCTCACCGAGAACAAAAAAGATCTTCACAACAAACGCCAGCTTCATCTTACAGAAGCTAAAGTCAGAAGACTTGGTAAATACTATGTGAAGACCGGTAAAATGCCACAGGGCTGGACATACAAACCGGAAACAGCGGAGTTTTTGTTATCCAGATAA
- a CDS encoding DHH family phosphoesterase, translated as MSIEDAAEQVADRLSESDSLRIYAHHDADGIASATIMCHALNRLGKKFHLTIKDRISSEYIKKDETTLLCDFGASLEDLSEDVMVIDHHVPHFNGEYHVNPRLSGIDGDKELSASGAAYITANFMGDNRDLSGLALLGIIGDRQNIAGKNQDIINEGIANQFIIPNRGLKLAGRNLKEQLYTALDPYLCGISGDEEKVNEILRISTKEDKCNYKTLLSNIILNTAENTNEIAMQSLWGDTYELERGVIHDAHSMSAVIEACGLSKRGGLGVALCLRMTHGVEEAWDITVKHRLKVISAIKNLQKNEESFPLFEVSNPQTASNVADSLAFDSLYDTPVFVIVDSGEKYSVSARCPAGVECDLSEFMRKIAEGTGGTGGGHKCRAGATFEKEGLSFFKKELKEAFC; from the coding sequence ATGTCCATTGAAGATGCCGCAGAGCAGGTTGCGGACAGATTGTCCGAATCAGACTCATTGAGAATATATGCCCATCACGATGCAGACGGAATAGCTTCGGCTACAATCATGTGCCATGCCCTTAACAGACTTGGCAAAAAATTCCATCTGACTATAAAGGACAGGATATCCTCAGAATACATAAAAAAAGATGAGACAACACTGCTTTGTGATTTCGGCGCATCCTTGGAGGATTTGTCCGAAGATGTCATGGTAATTGATCATCATGTACCTCACTTCAATGGTGAATACCACGTAAACCCCCGGCTTAGCGGAATAGACGGAGATAAAGAACTTTCTGCCTCAGGAGCTGCATATATAACTGCAAACTTCATGGGGGACAACAGAGATCTAAGCGGACTTGCACTTCTTGGAATTATTGGCGACAGGCAAAACATTGCAGGCAAAAACCAGGATATAATAAACGAGGGAATTGCCAATCAGTTTATTATTCCAAACAGAGGGCTGAAACTTGCAGGAAGAAACCTTAAAGAACAGCTTTATACTGCACTTGACCCATATCTCTGCGGCATAAGCGGAGATGAGGAAAAAGTCAATGAAATTCTCAGAATTTCAACCAAAGAAGATAAATGCAACTACAAGACCCTGCTTTCAAACATCATACTAAACACAGCAGAAAATACAAACGAAATTGCCATGCAGTCTCTCTGGGGAGACACATATGAACTTGAAAGAGGTGTCATACATGATGCACACAGCATGTCGGCAGTTATCGAAGCCTGTGGTCTTTCAAAAAGAGGAGGCCTCGGCGTTGCTCTTTGTCTTAGAATGACACACGGTGTTGAAGAAGCATGGGATATTACAGTAAAACACCGCTTAAAAGTTATATCTGCCATAAAAAATCTACAGAAAAATGAAGAATCATTTCCGCTCTTTGAAGTATCCAATCCGCAGACAGCAAGCAATGTAGCAGACTCACTGGCTTTTGACAGTCTTTACGACACACCTGTTTTTGTAATCGTAGATTCGGGAGAAAAATACTCTGTTTCAGCACGATGCCCGGCAGGTGTGGAATGTGATCTTTCAGAGTTCATGAGAAAAATTGCAGAAGGAACAGGCGGCACAGGCGGCGGTCACAAATGCCGTGCAGGTGCAACGTTTGAAAAAGAAGGACTTTCATTCTTCAAAAAAGAGCTAAAGGAGGCTTTTTGCTGA
- a CDS encoding KEOPS complex subunit Pcc1, which translates to MIRITGTIETYHKNPTCIAESLKADNMSSMTTTAQDNSVVCKISGDKLRSIVASVDDYLMNLSVAEDICRCVSEN; encoded by the coding sequence ATGATAAGAATTACAGGGACAATTGAGACATATCACAAAAATCCCACATGTATAGCAGAATCACTAAAAGCTGACAATATGTCATCAATGACAACTACAGCTCAGGATAATTCTGTAGTCTGCAAAATAAGCGGGGATAAACTTAGATCTATTGTGGCATCAGTAGATGACTACCTGATGAATCTTTCAGTAGCAGAAGATATCTGCAGGTGTGTTTCAGAAAATTAA
- a CDS encoding 30S ribosomal protein S3ae, with protein sequence MAKRKQIGRRVEGWKAKNWFKVYSPEVFDKVYLGDTIANEPEKVYGRVMQTTLGEMTQDYSKQNVKMRFKVTEVAGDAAYTDFAGHEVTKDYLRAMIKRRASRIDSIVLATTSDGKKIRVTATCFTINRADASQQHAIRKEITNYILKKAKEQTYYQFVKDMVMGEISRDIFKSIKLIHPTRRVEVIKSKVIEAKTVVAQ encoded by the coding sequence ATGGCAAAAAGGAAACAAATCGGAAGAAGAGTAGAGGGCTGGAAAGCCAAAAACTGGTTCAAGGTGTATTCACCAGAAGTATTTGACAAGGTATACCTTGGAGATACAATTGCAAACGAACCTGAAAAAGTATACGGACGCGTCATGCAGACAACTCTTGGCGAGATGACTCAGGACTATTCAAAGCAGAATGTTAAGATGCGTTTTAAAGTTACAGAAGTCGCAGGAGATGCAGCATATACTGATTTTGCAGGACACGAAGTAACAAAAGACTATCTTCGTGCAATGATCAAGAGACGTGCATCAAGAATTGACAGCATTGTTCTTGCAACAACAAGTGACGGAAAAAAGATTCGTGTAACAGCAACATGCTTCACAATCAACCGTGCAGATGCAAGCCAGCAGCATGCAATCAGAAAAGAGATCACAAACTACATCCTTAAAAAAGCAAAGGAGCAGACATATTACCAGTTTGTAAAGGACATGGTAATGGGTGAGATCTCACGCGATATCTTCAAGAGCATAAAACTGATTCACCCGACAAGACGTGTTGAGGTAATCAAATCAAAGGTAATAGAAGCAAAAACTGTCGTAGCACAGTGA
- a CDS encoding DUF5350 domain-containing protein: MGKTGITSWTQIKSVSGQLRLVPQKEGNYKKPGPNQRFKSGAKLKRAIQKTQQEAGRGGRRGGGRQSRSRNTPQVDPRFRRRIKRSPSSIKGAKAKSK; this comes from the coding sequence ATGGGAAAAACTGGTATAACCTCATGGACTCAGATTAAGAGTGTATCCGGCCAGCTAAGACTTGTTCCCCAAAAAGAGGGAAACTACAAAAAGCCGGGTCCAAACCAGCGCTTTAAGTCAGGAGCCAAATTAAAGAGAGCTATTCAGAAAACACAACAGGAAGCAGGACGCGGAGGAAGAAGAGGAGGCGGACGTCAGTCACGCTCAAGAAACACACCTCAGGTAGATCCGCGTTTTAGAAGACGCATCAAACGCTCCCCTTCATCAATAAAGGGAGCAAAGGCTAAGTCCAAATAA
- a CDS encoding nitroreductase family protein — protein sequence MNSSDFLDFISTRSSVRTYKSEPVSDEEINFIISCASKAPSAGNRESWDVIIVTDESVKEILCDCAFNQEHLIKAPVILAVCANYIRSMSQYGERGILYAVEDATIAATYMMLAAHSLRLQTCWTGAFDDEAVSETLGLLQHARPIALLAVGHGTLPEYRTERMPVSEHIHEETW from the coding sequence ATGAACTCATCTGATTTTTTAGACTTTATAAGCACCAGATCCTCTGTGAGGACTTACAAAAGTGAGCCTGTTTCAGATGAAGAGATAAATTTCATAATTAGTTGCGCATCAAAAGCGCCAAGTGCAGGAAACAGGGAATCCTGGGATGTGATTATAGTTACAGATGAATCAGTCAAAGAAATTCTCTGTGATTGTGCATTTAATCAGGAACACCTTATAAAGGCACCCGTAATTCTTGCTGTTTGTGCAAATTACATACGCTCAATGTCCCAGTACGGCGAAAGAGGTATTCTTTATGCCGTAGAAGACGCAACAATCGCTGCAACATATATGATGCTTGCGGCACATTCACTAAGACTTCAGACATGCTGGACAGGAGCTTTTGATGATGAAGCAGTTTCAGAGACACTCGGTCTTTTGCAACATGCAAGACCAATTGCCCTTTTGGCTGTAGGACATGGCACTCTTCCGGAATACCGGACAGAAAGAATGCCAGTTAGTGAACATATTCATGAAGAAACCTGGTAA
- a CDS encoding DUF555 domain-containing protein, with protein sequence MSDYLVTLESAWVVKNVETLDDAIGIAISKAGKCLNPSAKFVEIEIGQINCPFCEEELSNALIVANMGLVGLILEMKVFKAESKEHAAKIAKSVVGRALRDVPLKMIEVKEI encoded by the coding sequence ATGTCAGATTATCTTGTAACGCTGGAATCAGCATGGGTTGTCAAGAATGTGGAAACTCTTGATGACGCTATTGGAATAGCAATTAGTAAAGCCGGAAAATGTCTAAATCCTTCCGCAAAATTTGTAGAGATTGAAATAGGCCAGATCAACTGTCCTTTCTGCGAAGAAGAGTTAAGTAACGCTCTTATTGTCGCAAACATGGGTTTGGTAGGCCTTATTCTTGAGATGAAAGTTTTTAAAGCCGAATCAAAAGAGCATGCCGCCAAAATAGCCAAATCAGTAGTTGGAAGAGCGCTTCGCGATGTTCCACTTAAAATGATTGAAGTAAAGGAGATTTGA
- a CDS encoding carbohydrate kinase family protein, producing the protein MISVVGHTAIDNIFTLPHLPKRHNSVFVLDHKIYFGGGAANIATGIAILGGESTLISAVGKDFAGSPYEKWLDEIGVNRRLFISEDKNTPTCYLFNDTQGDQTTVFEWGASELFTSEDAPELEFVHMATAEPEFNVKVAEKAEFSSFDPGQDLIKYTKEQLLSIIENIDILFANHHEIKGMSEKTGLSKEALLKEIPVSVITMSGEGSELHLKGDTKKIPAIKVRLADPTGAGDAYRAGFLTAYQKGYSEETCCKIGTTAASFVVEKTGCQTNLCDWERMKSRYHENFGDLQI; encoded by the coding sequence ATGATTTCAGTTGTAGGTCACACTGCAATTGATAATATATTTACATTGCCTCATCTTCCAAAAAGGCATAATTCAGTGTTTGTTCTGGATCACAAAATTTATTTTGGAGGAGGGGCCGCAAATATAGCCACAGGAATTGCAATTCTCGGAGGAGAATCAACATTAATAAGTGCAGTCGGAAAGGATTTTGCAGGTAGTCCTTATGAAAAATGGCTTGATGAAATAGGTGTTAATCGCCGCCTTTTCATATCTGAAGATAAAAATACCCCAACCTGTTATCTCTTTAACGATACACAGGGAGATCAGACAACAGTTTTTGAATGGGGAGCATCAGAGCTTTTTACATCCGAAGATGCACCGGAGCTTGAATTTGTCCATATGGCAACAGCAGAGCCGGAATTTAATGTAAAAGTTGCAGAAAAAGCAGAATTCTCATCCTTCGATCCGGGTCAGGATCTGATAAAATACACAAAAGAACAACTATTGTCGATAATTGAAAATATAGACATTCTTTTTGCAAACCATCATGAGATAAAAGGAATGTCTGAAAAAACAGGTCTTTCAAAAGAAGCTCTCTTAAAAGAAATTCCAGTTTCAGTTATCACAATGTCTGGTGAAGGAAGCGAACTTCATCTAAAAGGCGATACTAAAAAAATACCTGCTATAAAAGTCAGACTTGCTGACCCGACCGGCGCAGGCGATGCATACAGAGCCGGATTTTTAACAGCATACCAGAAAGGATATTCTGAAGAGACCTGCTGTAAAATAGGAACTACAGCCGCATCGTTTGTAGTTGAAAAAACAGGATGCCAGACAAATCTCTGCGACTGGGAAAGAATGAAAAGCCGCTATCATGAGAACTTTGGTGATCTGCAAATTTAA
- a CDS encoding DUF2070 family protein: MPNTGESKIEGLTRFLFRAPSWPRSLAIILILSLSLDAASFIRSSDIHHFGFWGFFIPALLAFILTKPFVEIFGKKITWNRSALLALACTVFSIIISLFPFFLIFEGIYPLLYAVSLGFIFGIRLIVLVAIADYKISHMASPALLQSIFAIVLGTYYFGYVFTIYAVLIHLMFGAGVIMFLWLVERPLKKNFHISALNFINAFIAHNTDGSKALEEFFRDIGEDVYVPQTTLFFKRDGKKDIIFTVPNLHPGPMGEIGGGNLPKVLHESLGGETIVTHGCATHDFNLISENEIPKVVSAINKTRDNIKYYNTAGVSKRIVYDSVQVLSQPFGDSLLLVSTRYPEKTEDIDYPIGLSIMAEGQKRFSHIAFIDAHNCMTDVSNPVMPASRTAYEYMKVCDIAGEEAVNEKQETFEAGVAHVSVPFSREEGFGDIGIQAMVIQRGENKTAYVLFDGNNMLNGVREILRDEILKHVDECELMTTDSHVVNTLSGKNPVGYRIEAKKILPYALSAVNEAISDLAPARCGATTAWCEGVTVFGSHRISQLASSVNAMLTFIAPLGFTILLLAFIFSVVGYFLLT; this comes from the coding sequence ATGCCAAATACAGGCGAGTCTAAAATAGAGGGTTTAACCAGATTTTTATTCAGGGCACCTTCATGGCCGCGATCACTTGCAATAATATTAATTCTTAGTCTGAGTCTTGATGCAGCAAGTTTTATCAGAAGCAGTGATATTCACCATTTTGGATTCTGGGGTTTTTTTATTCCTGCATTGCTTGCATTTATTCTTACAAAACCATTCGTTGAAATTTTCGGGAAAAAGATAACATGGAACAGATCTGCTCTTCTTGCGCTTGCATGTACAGTCTTTTCAATAATAATTAGTCTTTTTCCATTTTTTTTGATATTTGAAGGAATATATCCTCTATTATATGCAGTATCCCTGGGATTTATCTTTGGAATAAGATTAATTGTACTTGTTGCGATTGCAGATTACAAAATATCCCACATGGCATCTCCTGCACTTTTGCAAAGTATTTTCGCAATTGTTTTGGGAACATATTATTTTGGATATGTATTCACTATCTATGCAGTTCTTATCCATCTGATGTTTGGTGCAGGTGTTATCATGTTTCTGTGGCTTGTTGAAAGACCGCTTAAGAAAAATTTTCATATAAGTGCTTTAAATTTCATAAATGCTTTTATTGCCCACAATACAGATGGCTCAAAAGCTTTGGAGGAATTTTTCAGGGATATAGGAGAAGATGTCTATGTTCCGCAGACAACATTGTTTTTCAAAAGAGATGGTAAAAAAGACATAATATTTACTGTTCCAAATTTGCATCCCGGACCTATGGGAGAAATTGGCGGAGGAAACCTTCCAAAAGTCCTCCATGAATCACTTGGTGGAGAAACTATTGTAACTCACGGATGTGCAACACATGATTTCAATCTGATTTCAGAAAATGAAATCCCAAAAGTCGTCTCGGCTATTAACAAGACAAGAGATAATATCAAATATTACAATACTGCCGGAGTTTCAAAAAGAATTGTTTATGATTCTGTGCAGGTCTTATCACAGCCTTTTGGTGATTCCCTTCTGTTAGTCAGTACAAGGTATCCTGAAAAAACAGAGGATATTGACTATCCGATAGGACTTTCAATCATGGCAGAAGGGCAAAAAAGATTTTCACACATTGCTTTTATAGATGCACACAACTGTATGACTGATGTCTCAAACCCGGTTATGCCAGCATCCCGCACTGCATATGAATATATGAAAGTGTGTGATATTGCCGGAGAAGAAGCAGTTAATGAAAAACAGGAAACATTTGAAGCAGGAGTTGCACATGTTTCTGTTCCCTTCTCACGTGAGGAAGGCTTTGGAGATATTGGAATTCAGGCTATGGTAATACAAAGGGGAGAAAATAAAACAGCCTATGTTCTTTTTGATGGAAACAATATGCTAAACGGCGTCAGGGAAATTCTCAGAGATGAAATTCTAAAACATGTCGATGAATGTGAATTAATGACAACAGACTCTCACGTTGTCAATACATTAAGCGGCAAAAATCCGGTCGGCTATAGAATTGAGGCTAAAAAAATTCTTCCATACGCACTTTCGGCAGTAAATGAGGCAATTTCAGATCTCGCACCAGCCAGATGCGGCGCTACTACTGCGTGGTGTGAGGGTGTAACTGTTTTTGGATCACACCGGATTTCCCAGCTGGCAAGTTCAGTAAACGCCATGCTGACGTTTATTGCTCCATTGGGATTTACAATTCTTCTTTTGGCTTTTATCTTTTCAGTTGTAGGCTACTTTTTGCTTACATAA